Below is a window of Oryza brachyantha chromosome 10, ObraRS2, whole genome shotgun sequence DNA.
taaagtacttttagtaataaatcaaataacaacaaagtatttaataatcatgtaaatctttttaataagacgaatggtcaaatgtagtcctaaaagtcaaccgcgtcaaatataaaacatgGATGGATTATTATGCACTGCTTAGCGAAGGAATATCTGTGTTGGTTTTGTTCTACTTGCGTGATTATTTGAACTTAACCCTATCTAATATCTATTATTCCTAGAGATAAGATATTCTTGGTTGCATCCTTTATTGCACAATTGGCATTCTGAATCTGTGAACTTGTGCTACTTTTCGCTTTTCCTGGCTGCTCTAAGAAATACAATATTCCTatgtaaaacatattataGATACCAGTTATGGTGACCATCATTTTGTATTATGTGTTATTCTATGGACACGATATTTGATCCCTAATCagtaacttttaattttataccaCCAGAGTGTGCTTTGGCACCATGTGTTTCTTATGTACCCCATGGTAGTTACATTGTGGTTGTTTTGGTACCTGGACTAgattgtcatatatatactagattTAATGATTGAATTTGTTGACATTAGGCACGAAGTGTTtcatatgtattatttaacaaatgttgaataatttagtttatttttctggcCCAAGCAGTCTAGTGGTGATTTGATAActgctttttttatttaaatgtcccACTTCACAAGTTTGTCTCAACCCCACTGCCTTGAAGTCCTGAAAGTTGAAAATAATAGCATTTTTAACCTGCTTCCCTTGCATAGATTGTTTTCCTTCGATCTTCATAGTAATATCTAACTTCTTCAGATTTGACATGGGTAAAGtatgcatttatttatatgttcagGGATGCTTTTGTTGATTACTGGATCAATGACAACAAGATTACAATGGATACAGCCAGccaaatatttgaaatattaagaAAGCCGGGTTACAATTATCTCGCTCAGGTATGTAATTCTTGTCCTGCTTCTCAGTATCCTCACACCACATATATGACTACAATTGGCAAAGATGTTCTTATATGCCGTTCATTTTCTATGATGGGGTCATTACTTATCCATAATTTCATTGATTCTGTGTAATTTCCACAGGAGGACTTTAAGCCTCTCTTAAAAGAACTTTTGGCAACTCACCCTGGATTAGAGTTCTTGCAAGGCACACCTGAGTTTCAGGAGAGATATGGTAATTTCTGGTGCTCAATGAAAAAAGTAGCTAGTGCCAGACTACAAGTAGCAATGTTctcttgtttgtttttgaTATGTAAGAATATAAGCATGAGTGTGTTCTAACTTCTATCCAGGGATTGTCATCATAAAAAATGACTagctattgattttttattgagGATTCTATAATTGGACCTGCTGAATGTTTTGAACTATCAGTAGTGATTTGCTAGATGCCTGCATCTCATTCAGCTGCTAATCGCTTATCATGTATTTTTCAGCTGAGACTGTAATATACAGAATCTTTTACTCCATAAATAGAGCTGGAAATGGCCACCTTACCCTCAGAGAGCTAAAACGTGGGAATTTAATTGCTGCGATGCAGCAGCTGGATGAGGAAGAGGATATCAACAAAGTGTTGAGGTAATTAGcatatttaattgttaatgAATCCCTAATATCTGTTCTTGCATGTATTTACAATGTCTCAACAGAATGGTGGCATCCactgtataattaataattatgatttaatttcttGCATGGTATTTTTGGTGTAACCTGTAATAATCTTTTATAGGACTGTTCAGGAAGTACTTGGGTtcaactttgttttttatttatgtgagaATCAAACTAGATTTTGTACAATTTTTCCCAAATATGTTAACTTTCTGATGCCTAATGTGCAGATACTTCTCATACGAGCACTTCTATGTGATATACTGCAAATTCTGGGAGTTGGACACAGATCATGATTTTTTGATTGATAAAGAGAACCTTATCAGATATGGAAATCATTCATTAACCTATCGAATTGTTGATAGAGTATTCTCACAGGTTAGTATGTTCTGTATGTATACAGAGCTGAGATGCTGTCCTACTTTTCCTAAATGTTGTTTTTGTcctattgttttttatatgctaGGTCCCAAGAAAATTCACAAGCATGACAGAAGGAAAGATGGGTTACgaagattttgtttattttattttgtccgAGGAAGACAAATCGTCTGAGCCTAGCCTTGAATACTGGTAAGTGTGTTCTCAGTGTCGATAATTATCCTTGGTAGGCACTGATAGTTTTTACCTTCTATATGCATTTGTACATTTTATCTTCACTTAACTTGGTCAAGAGATCGCTTTCACTATCTGATTTAGAATGTAAATGTGTGGAACCAGCTATTGTCCTCTTTTATGTCTAGGCACTGAAGGTAAAACAGTGAACTTAAAATATCATAGCACATgtttgtttttgagaaaattgcaaacgtgccattataattttgcaaagttagagatatgtcATTGGTATCTTAATGACATATGGGGCCCACATGAGTCAATGATATGTGGGTCAGGATGACATATCcctaatttttcaaaattataatggcatccttgcaattttcctttatatatttttttacagaatATTAGGTAACAGATAGTTTTGGAATGGTGCACAAAGCTccaaataagatatttttatatacaacttATGCATCTACTTTCAACGTGTATGGGGTGAGCTAGAGGGAGTACTTATATAGTTGTGCCCTGAAATGACTTTAATATTGTAGCATATTCCATATCTAACTATGTTACTGTGTTAATTGAACATATGAACCAATTTTTACATACAGGTTTAAGTGCATTGATCTTGATGGAAATGGTATTTTAACCACCAATGAAATGCAATTTTTCTATGAGGAGCAATTGCACCGGATGGAGTGCATGGCACAAGAACCCGTGCTTTTTGAGGACATATTATGCCAGATGATTGATATGATTGGACCAGAGGTAACATCTTGGACATAATTATTGATGCATTTTAGGCATGGTTAGGAGCAATGGAATACTAGCATGTTGAGGAATTGCCACATTTAATGCAAAATTCCTCTGTTCTGAATATGTCCTTAAACTGAATTTGataaatgttttcttttccacaGAATGAGTGCTACTTCACGCTGCGGGACTTAAAGCGGTGTAAACTCTCAGGAAATATATTCAACATTCTATTCAATCTCAACAAATTTATGGCATTTGAAACTCGTGATCCATTCCTCATTCGCCAGGTGATCACAGTTTCTCATAAAGCAGTGAGTAATTCACTGCCAACCATCTAAATAACAAGTTGAATCACCTTCTCTATTCCAGGAACGTGAAAATCCAACTTTAACTGAGTGGGATCGGTTCGCACATAGAGAGTATATTAGGTTGTCCATGGAAGAGGATGGTGAAGATGCTTCAAATGGAAGTGGTGACGTGTGGGATGAATCGCTTGAAGCTCCATTTTGAGTTATGTGAGTGTTCCTCTCTGCTGTTGGTAAATAGTCATTGATCTATATAATATAAGTAATGACCAAAGTTTGTCAGAATGTAGATTTGATTCTGATGTTTTAATGAGAAGAAAGTTTGAGCTGTACTAATATGTGCACATACAGTCATTTTCCATTGTATTTTCAGTACGAAACAATTACAGGAAGCCTTTCATATTCCCAAATTTGCAACGTAACATCAGTATTCTCTGTAATCCAACAAAATAAACGATAGCATTTTATTAAGTTCTGTGTCTGTAAATGGAGGTTTTTCAGTAGCAGAAGACTAAATCTTGGGTggattgccaaaaaaaaaaagctatatTGCTGTTTTCTTGATACTGTCAAGCAGCACATTATGGGTTCTTTGTGGCCACTTGCCTTGTATCGAGTTTCACACTCCAGCATCACCATGTTGCTACCCAATGTGTCTAGTCTAACTTGGCCCACTGTGAATGTGATCTGGAGCTTTGTTGTGCATGCCAACATTGGTAACTAATATGCCAAGTCagattttgttttcaaaaaacatgTAGCAATATTTTGTAGTCAGAGCCTTTCTGAACTGTTTCATGTTTGCATCTTGTCTGTTAACAGCTCTTGCTGGCCAAATCTTGTTGGGCATGGATGAAATTGGTTTGGAGGTCAAAGAATGTAAAGTTGTTTGCTAGCCTGTGGAGACCATTGCAGGCTCGAGGCAGTTTCAGTAACACCAAAGACTTCTTACAGGATTTACTGTGCAGGTCTGATTCGATAGTATCGGTTGTCCAGTTGTGCAAAACATTTTTGCTTGGCAGGAGAAAACGAGGAAGTTGATGTGGGCGTCCTGCCTTGTCAAGGCAACAACCTCAACACTCTCAAGTGATGCTATAGTGGGGGACCTTTCATGGTCAACATGTTTCTGTGTTCTTATTGGTGTTTTAGGGGGGGATGTCAGTTTATTCAATTGCTGTGCTCAAATTTTGGAGCTGAACTGTTATTGTTTGGCTGCCATTTTCTTTGTTATTTTGTGGAAGTGCGGGCAAGCAATTCCATCATTAACTTTGATCATGGTATGTAGCTTTCTGGTTCTGCTTTCTGTTCAGTATGGTGTTTTGTAGTTGTTGCCGGTCTCGGTACATTTTGGGAGGTAAGGTAAATTACCTCAGGATATGGATATCTGTTGGCATTACTCATTTGTAACATTAACAAGAAACGGTGGATGggtgcataaaaaaatttaaacggGAATGTAGATTCCATCGTCCATGCACTTTATGCCTCCAGTTCAGAGCAAGGTTGTCAGGATCGGTATACCACTTATGACTGTTCTTTGCCCGATGgtaacatcaaatttttaattgatctaTCTGGATGTTGACAACCTTGGTTCAGAGGATGCTATAGTTTAACTGACTGGCGTTTGGTTTGGTCCAATCATTTGCGATACGTTTTTGGTGCTCAAATATGATCCCCGTTATGTCCAATTCCTCTTAAATTAGTAGGAACTGATGTTGCATCATCATTCCCTTTTCCGCATGTGGCCTATTTCGTCATATATAAATCGGCGTGTGGTGTTTGTCGTTGCTTCGTAGCCATGCCGATTCCGGGTGATGTAAGAAGTTTTTCATGTGCAAATGCTTTTTTTCGCTTTGTATGTGTTAGGAAACCGCCGTCCATGGTCCCTATGGCTTAATACAAGTGATGTGTGTCATGCTACCAAATCGAACATAATATCCATATGTATTATGGAATAGTAATGTGGTTTCAGATCTGCAACTTaaacaataaaagaaaaaaactgccATGCTTCTTGTTAATGAATATTTGTGGATGAGTAGGTATAGGGTATATATTTAAGTTAAAAACTTctcaatttttaaatcatgGATGGATATGACAGGAACTAGTTTATTTTGAGGTATAGTTTGAACTGTGGCTGTCAAAAAAGCTCGAAGAGTTCGGCTCATTTTAGGCTTGGTTTGAGCTCATTTTAGGCTTGGTTTGAGCTCGGCTTGAGCTCCTAACGACCCGAGCCCGAGCCTAATCAGAAGCTCACGAGCTTTTTTAAGCGCTTGAGCTTCTCACGAGTTtacttatatatgtgctatttttattttttatttgataaaatagtagattaataataaattattatatatttaaataataaattaatttgttttagtattatatattgattttaaattttatttataatttatttaatatagttgacttaaaattattattttatttacaaatatcatcaaaataactatatcataaattaaaaaccgagctcgcgagcctaaccgAGCTCGAGCCAAGCGTGTCTGAGAGCTTGAAGGTTTGCTAGGCTCGATTGACCAGCTCGTTCGAGCTTGCCTCGTTGACAGCCCTAGTTTGAAGTGTAGAAATTTAATTCCTTTTTGGACTAATGGAGTACATGCTTGATGATACTTATAGCAAAACTCAAATCTTCTACTCCCGATCAGCTGTCATGTGTGCAGCTCAGTGGGGTCCAAGCTAAATGATTTACTTATGCAATATAAACACAAGGAATAATGAAGGTATGTGGCTCGCCGCCCATTCATAAACCATCTCATTTCATTTAGCTCCGGTATCCGGTCTAGGCGTCGCTCTTAAGAAAATACTTGCactattaatttattggaCCCTAATTTAGTCGGCACCTCGGACCTGACATACCGGTGATATCGCCAGCCATCGTCCGGCATGAAAGGCATATACCAGTGCTCCCTTCCTTCGAAAAGACTTTTTATGTGGCCGGCGTTTAAACATCtgtcatttaaatttttttaaaaaagattaaaactaattagttacatataaaatactcTCTGTCTCACAAGAGTGTATTTTGGACagtctgttttatttaaaaagttttataattagtatttCACAATGCTTGTGCTTCGCTACgggtaaaaattattttttaaaattttattaaaatacatgacatatatatgtgtcatgtgtaaataatttaatgaatAGTTGAGCtccataaaaacatatactctctacatgtattttaaaataatactctTAATTTTTGGCACATGTTTCATGAttagtcttattaaaaaacataacttacataattatcatttatatttttatgaatagatttattattaaatatattttaattataacttatttttatatatttgcacataATTTAAATGGTTAAACTTATGTCAAAAGGTCAACAacattatttagaaaaatacagaGGAAGTATTCACCTGCCCTCAAAATATTATCATCAAGCTAAATAAccacaaataatatatctaacaataaatatataggtgACACGTCGAGTAAAGTTTAATTagtcaaattaatttattaataatgaaATACTCATGTATAGATCATAAAATacatgagttaaaaaat
It encodes the following:
- the LOC102722050 gene encoding probable serine/threonine protein phosphatase 2A regulatory subunit B''delta; this encodes MEVEVARKDAAALDPELLQLPELSPGALRENSGLAEALYSQWLALPETSKLVHSLIEDAKAGATLNIAGASASTNAASSGSLPSMFPAGSAPPLSPRSTSGSPRVMRRGSGAGPSSLGSPLKLVSEPVREVIPQFYFKNGRPAPKDLKEQCLSRIDHLFFAGEGLQIQEFRSVTKDICKLPSFFSSVLFKKIDAAGSGTVTRDAFVDYWINDNKITMDTASQIFEILRKPGYNYLAQEDFKPLLKELLATHPGLEFLQGTPEFQERYAETVIYRIFYSINRAGNGHLTLRELKRGNLIAAMQQLDEEEDINKVLRYFSYEHFYVIYCKFWELDTDHDFLIDKENLIRYGNHSLTYRIVDRVFSQVPRKFTSMTEGKMGYEDFVYFILSEEDKSSEPSLEYWFKCIDLDGNGILTTNEMQFFYEEQLHRMECMAQEPVLFEDILCQMIDMIGPENECYFTLRDLKRCKLSGNIFNILFNLNKFMAFETRDPFLIRQERENPTLTEWDRFAHREYIRLSMEEDGEDASNGSGDVWDESLEAPF